The following are encoded together in the Gordonia insulae genome:
- a CDS encoding amino acid permease — translation MTSTAIKPSAEEPKPSGDADDLSEFGYDQQLHRSLGKFASFAAGFSFVSILTTIFQLFGLGFGFGGPAFFWTWPIVYAGQFLVALCFAEIAARYPISGAIYQWSRRMGGEVIGWFGGWFMMIAQIVTASAAAIALQVVLPSVWSGFQIIGDDPTLTSTSGAANAVLLGSILLVIVTAINCVGISWMSRINNIGVTCELVGVVAVVLALFTHAQRGPDVVFDTGIPGQQPGYIWAFIVSGLMAAYVMVGFGSAGELAEETRNPRRVAPRTIRLALTVSAIGGGLMLLGALMAAPTLDEQLATGGLPYVLDSVLGSFWGKVLLCDVAVAIFICTLAIQTACSRLMFSMARDGRLPFSKTLSHVNSRTGTPIAPAVLIGVLCVAILVVNVGNSAIFATLASVCIILIYLAYLAVTGPMLYRRFQGWPSGGVAVDAEGKKLFSLGRLGIVVNILAVLYGALMVVNLSWPRAEVFDPAGEMPILRWAGPICIAVTVLVGIACYPRGKEHPKPVTVGA, via the coding sequence ATGACCTCCACCGCCATCAAGCCCTCCGCAGAAGAGCCGAAGCCCTCGGGCGACGCCGACGACCTGTCCGAGTTCGGGTACGACCAGCAGCTACACCGCTCGCTCGGCAAGTTCGCATCGTTCGCCGCGGGCTTCTCCTTCGTGTCCATCCTCACCACGATCTTCCAGCTGTTCGGCCTCGGTTTCGGGTTCGGCGGTCCGGCATTCTTCTGGACATGGCCGATCGTCTACGCCGGCCAGTTCCTGGTCGCCCTCTGTTTCGCGGAGATCGCCGCGCGCTACCCGATCTCGGGAGCCATCTATCAGTGGTCACGCCGCATGGGCGGCGAGGTGATCGGCTGGTTCGGTGGCTGGTTCATGATGATCGCGCAGATCGTCACCGCCTCGGCCGCGGCCATCGCACTGCAGGTGGTCCTGCCGTCGGTGTGGAGCGGTTTCCAGATCATCGGCGACGATCCGACGTTGACCAGCACCAGCGGTGCCGCCAACGCCGTGCTGCTCGGCTCGATCCTGCTGGTGATCGTCACCGCCATCAACTGTGTCGGCATCTCGTGGATGAGCCGCATCAACAACATCGGCGTCACCTGCGAACTCGTGGGTGTGGTCGCGGTGGTTCTCGCACTGTTCACCCACGCCCAGCGTGGACCCGACGTCGTGTTCGACACCGGCATCCCCGGCCAACAGCCCGGGTACATCTGGGCATTCATCGTCTCCGGTCTGATGGCCGCATACGTCATGGTCGGGTTCGGATCGGCCGGCGAGCTCGCCGAGGAGACCCGCAACCCGCGACGGGTCGCCCCTCGCACCATCCGACTCGCGCTGACCGTCTCCGCCATCGGCGGCGGACTCATGCTGCTCGGCGCGCTGATGGCCGCACCGACCCTCGACGAGCAACTCGCCACCGGTGGCCTGCCCTACGTCCTCGACTCCGTCCTGGGCAGCTTCTGGGGCAAGGTGCTGCTGTGCGATGTCGCGGTGGCGATCTTCATCTGCACGCTGGCGATCCAGACCGCCTGCTCGCGCCTGATGTTCTCGATGGCCCGCGACGGCCGCTTGCCGTTCTCCAAGACCCTCTCGCATGTCAATTCGCGCACCGGCACACCCATCGCGCCGGCCGTGCTGATCGGCGTGCTGTGCGTGGCGATCCTGGTGGTGAACGTCGGCAACTCGGCGATCTTCGCCACCCTCGCCAGCGTCTGCATCATCCTGATCTACCTCGCCTACCTCGCGGTCACCGGCCCGATGCTTTATCGCCGGTTCCAGGGCTGGCCCTCCGGTGGCGTCGCGGTCGACGCCGAGGGCAAGAAGCTGTTCTCGCTGGGCCGTCTCGGCATCGTCGTCAATATCCTGGCCGTGCTCTACGGCGCGCTCATGGTGGTCAACCTGTCGTGGCCGCGTGCCGAGGTCTTCGATCCCGCCGGTGAGATGCCGATCCTGCGCTGGGCAGGCCCGATCTGCATCGCCGTGACCGTGCTCGTCGGCATCGCCTGCTACCCGCGGGGCAAGGAACACCCCAAGCCGGTGACCGTCGGCGCGTAG
- a CDS encoding urea amidolyase associated protein UAAP1: MSATATSTTTANTAGAREHARSQAGTITDAMPVVPAADWPHPPADVDPTQLTWAETIPGGRYSSKVLARGTRLRLRDVTGDACAHLLLWRADAPWERLNVADTVKVPWQAYVTIGHPLLSDQGRVLATVVADDSSHHDALCGTSTLAQNTARYGAGAAHSDSPAGRELFTLAAAKNGLGVADVAPSLSFFHGVVVEEDGTLTSKGSAGLDKAVDLILHLPCIVAIVNTAHPLDPAPVFTTGPLEVLAWRAGDDLDDLLAGVDDRDPEYRRAVANSEDVHGAIAF, encoded by the coding sequence ATGTCCGCCACCGCCACCTCCACGACCACCGCGAACACCGCCGGTGCCCGCGAACACGCCCGGTCGCAGGCCGGCACCATCACCGATGCGATGCCGGTGGTGCCCGCCGCCGACTGGCCGCATCCACCCGCCGATGTCGACCCCACTCAATTGACCTGGGCTGAAACGATTCCCGGGGGTCGCTACTCCAGCAAGGTGCTGGCCCGCGGCACCCGGTTGCGTCTGCGCGACGTCACCGGCGACGCCTGCGCCCACCTGCTGCTCTGGCGCGCGGACGCACCGTGGGAGCGGCTCAACGTCGCCGACACGGTGAAGGTGCCGTGGCAGGCCTACGTGACCATCGGTCACCCGTTGCTCAGTGACCAGGGTCGCGTGCTGGCCACGGTCGTCGCCGACGACAGCAGTCACCATGACGCGCTCTGCGGCACCAGCACCCTGGCCCAGAACACCGCCAGATACGGTGCCGGAGCGGCTCATTCGGACAGCCCGGCGGGACGGGAGCTGTTCACCCTGGCCGCCGCGAAGAACGGCCTGGGAGTCGCCGACGTGGCGCCGTCACTCTCGTTCTTCCACGGTGTCGTCGTGGAAGAGGACGGCACGCTCACGTCCAAGGGGTCGGCCGGTCTCGACAAAGCGGTCGACCTGATCCTGCACCTGCCGTGCATCGTGGCCATCGTCAACACCGCGCATCCCCTCGACCCGGCACCGGTCTTCACGACCGGTCCGCTCGAGGTCCTCGCGTGGCGGGCCGGCGACGACCTCGACGATCTGTTGGCCGGAGTCGACGACCGCGATCCCGAGTACCGGCGTGCCGTCGCCAACAGTGAAGACGTCCACGGCGCCATCGCCTTCTGA
- a CDS encoding urea amidolyase associated protein UAAP2: protein MTNTLSDHTTTPAADLALVPGQIIDDAIIGERGPWSGIVAAGDVLTIVDLHGNQAVDTLFYGGHDHTVRYSAQATIAAAGNIFLTTGTVIRDQESNPLMTIVGDEVGNHDTLGGACSQESNTLRYGHHTKHQHACVENFLIGGARHGLGKRDLVGNVNFFMNVPVDADGSLGIVDGLSAPGKRLALRADVDTLVLISNCPQINNPCNGFDPTAVRVIVTRPAG, encoded by the coding sequence ATGACCAACACACTCAGCGACCACACCACCACCCCGGCCGCCGATCTGGCCCTGGTGCCCGGACAGATCATCGACGACGCGATCATCGGCGAACGCGGCCCGTGGTCGGGCATCGTCGCCGCCGGCGATGTGCTGACCATCGTCGATCTGCACGGCAACCAGGCCGTCGACACCCTGTTCTACGGCGGGCACGACCACACCGTCCGCTACTCGGCACAGGCGACCATCGCGGCGGCCGGCAACATCTTCCTGACCACCGGCACGGTGATCCGCGACCAGGAGTCGAATCCGCTGATGACCATCGTCGGCGACGAGGTCGGCAACCACGACACCCTCGGCGGCGCCTGTTCGCAGGAGTCCAACACGCTGCGTTACGGCCACCACACCAAGCATCAGCACGCGTGTGTGGAGAACTTTCTGATCGGCGGGGCCAGGCACGGACTGGGCAAGCGCGATCTCGTCGGCAACGTGAACTTCTTCATGAACGTGCCGGTCGACGCGGACGGCTCACTGGGAATCGTCGACGGACTGTCCGCACCGGGCAAGCGCCTCGCCCTGCGGGCTGATGTCGACACGCTGGTGCTGATCTCTAACTGCCCGCAGATCAACAACCCCTGCAACGGTTTCGACCCGACCGCGGTCCGGGTCATCGTCACCCGTCCCGCCGGCTGA